Below is a window of Gossypium hirsutum isolate 1008001.06 chromosome A12, Gossypium_hirsutum_v2.1, whole genome shotgun sequence DNA.
CCTCTCGATCGCTTGATTCCCGAACTTCTCGAACGCGTCGTTAAAGCTATGGACATTTGTAATGCGGTAACCAACGGGCTGGAGTTGGTCAGGCATTGCCAAAAGCTGGCGGAGATTGCCGTTTCGGCTTTGGAACAAAAACCCTTCGGTGAAGGACAAGCGAGGAGGGCCAAAAAAGCGTTGGTTTCACTAATGTCGGCAATGCACGTCGACGACAAAGAAAGCTCCGTTCAGAAAACGGCGGAGCGGAGCTGGTCGTTCGGCCGCCGAAGTGGTAATAAAGATCGACACCATGGACATTACAGGTCACTTTCTTGGCAGGTAGCCAAGCATTGGTCAGCATCCAAACAGATTCACGCCATGACCATGAACCTCGCTGCTCCACGTGGACCGGAGGCCTCCTGTTTGCCCGCCCCGGTTTACATACTGAGCTTGATTATAGTTTTTGTTATGTGGGTATTGATTGCTGCGATACCTTGTCAAGAGAGGAGCGGTTTGACAACTCATCTTCCGATTAATAAGCACGTGAACTGGACCCATAGTCTGGCCAGTATACATGATAAAATCGGTGAGGAGtggaagaagaaggagaagaaaggGATGGCTGGGTTGTTATACGAGATGCAGAAGATGGAGAAACTCGGCCAGAGTTTGATTGAATTCACTGACTCATACCAGTTCCCCGGAGAGAAAGAGAAATTGGACGAAGTGGCTGCACAAGTGGCGGAGCTGGCAGAGGTTTGTCGGAGAATGGATGAAGGGTTGGTGCCTTTGCAGATGCTGATTAGGGAAGCGTTCCATAGGTTGGTAAGAAACAGAACTGAGTTTCTCGATGTGTTGGAACAAGGTGGCCCGGTCGTGTAACTATGTCGGGCATTTTCGTCGGTCAATCTTTTGGTCCGAACAAGGCCTTGAaggttgttccccccccccctttgttttattttttaatttaacaccgGCTTCACGCTCCAGAGTCCAGGCTTCAGCCACTATGGTTGTGGTGAAGCAAGCATTTTCTTTGTGAAATGTAggctttttattttttggttagcTTTGGCCGTTTGTTTAATATGTTGACTATGATTTGAGTACAGAAGCTTTGAGGGAAATGTAAATACGCAAACTAATATATAACATTTTTGTATTCAAGTGAGAGTTTCTCACTTTGCAGAAAGtaaatgtatgttggattgacaTTTTCATATGTTCTTGTTGGTCAATTTGGAAATGTGAAACATGCTTGATCTTCTTTAAGGCAACCAGTTTTGTTATGGTGTTGGTTCCATTTAAACAGACCTGAGACAATGGATAGAATCTGTGTTTGCTTTTCAACTTTATATTCAGCAGGTTCAACCCTTGTTAAATTTCCTAAAGATATGAAAGTGAAACATTGGATAGTTTGTACCCAATTTTAGGACAAATGGTAAACGTATAGAGGTTTGAATCTATCTATGATTCCCGAACTTTGTTCcgtgcaagtaaatgaattagTGCTAACAAATTCTTTGGGTTGATTTTAGACAAAATTGCGATTTCAATTAATTAAGCAGCAAGTTTCCTC
It encodes the following:
- the LOC107949021 gene encoding protein ROH1, giving the protein MPRNLFRCWIRVRGVTLPLFSLAFNLSKNLPTKMTGTDQSSFLGRISIRRNQVNAMEGYHEQEIEDLELFQKQLSDRFAELLSAPDDAPTEAFLSISWIRKLVDVFLCCETECKAILLMERDAAQISKPPLDRLIPELLERVVKAMDICNAVTNGLELVRHCQKLAEIAVSALEQKPFGEGQARRAKKALVSLMSAMHVDDKESSVQKTAERSWSFGRRSGNKDRHHGHYRSLSWQVAKHWSASKQIHAMTMNLAAPRGPEASCLPAPVYILSLIIVFVMWVLIAAIPCQERSGLTTHLPINKHVNWTHSLASIHDKIGEEWKKKEKKGMAGLLYEMQKMEKLGQSLIEFTDSYQFPGEKEKLDEVAAQVAELAEVCRRMDEGLVPLQMLIREAFHRLVRNRTEFLDVLEQGGPVV